From a single Leishmania infantum JPCM5 genome chromosome 36 genomic region:
- a CDS encoding putative cytochrome b5 1, whose amino-acid sequence MKEYTREEVAMHCTSQDYWVIVDRHVYHLDAEFVTTLHPGGLIILESAGKDGSVMFHEHHNLERVRPILEEYCIGKLKK is encoded by the coding sequence ATGAAGGAGTACACACGTGAGGAAGTAGCGATGCATTGCACTTCGCAGGACTACTGGGTCATCGTGGACAGGCATGTCTATCACTTGGATGCCGAGTTTGTTACGACACTGCACCCTGGTGGGCTGATTATTTTGGAGTCGGCCGGCAAGGACGGGTCGGTGATGTTTCACGAGCACCACAATTTGGAACGGGTGAGGCCCATTCTGGAGGAGTACTGCATTGGTAAACTCAAGAAGTAA